In Coleofasciculus chthonoplastes PCC 7420, the sequence CCGACGTGCGGCTTCGGCGGCTTTAAAGGCTTGGATGGCTTTCTCTAAAACAGAATCAGCGACTTGAGGACGAAATTCCAGGTACTCTGTCAATACTTCACCCACCAAGGAATCCACGATACCTCGGACTTCGGTATTCCCCAGTTTGGTTTTAGTTTGTCCTTCAAATTCTGGCTCAGGGACTTTGACGGAAATGACGCCAGTTAATCCTTCGCGAACATTCTCGCCGCCCAGGTTAGACTCACTCTCTTTTAGTTTATTCCGCTTGCGTGCGATCGCGTTTAATGTCCGAGTCAGAACTGTCTTTAATCCCTCTAAGTGCGTTCCACCGTCAATTGTGCGGATATTATTAGCAAATCCTAGCAGGTTATCGCTGTAAGCATCCACGCACCATTGCAGCGCCACTTCCACTTGCACATTATTCCGTTCACCCTGAACATAAATAATTTCTTGGTGCAGGGGTTCCTTCTGCCGATTCATGTATCCCACATATTCCTGGATACCCCCCTCATAGTGGTAGCTGTCTTGGTGTTCAGGAGAGATGCGGTGATCCGTAAACGTAATCCTCACGCCGCCATTCAGATAGGCAAGTTCTCGCAGTCGCCCTGCTACCGTACTGTAGTCAAACTCGATCCCATTGGTAAAGATTTGGGTATCGGGTTTGAACGTCACCGAGGTTCCCGTGCGGTTTTCTTTACTGGGTTTAACCGCCAACTCACCCATGGCAATCCCGCGTTCATAGCGCTGGGTATGAACCTTTTTCTCTCGCCAAACCGTAACATCCACCCATTCTGACAGGGCGTTGACGACAGAAACCCCAACCCCGTGCAATCCGCCGGACACTTTATACCCGCCGCCGCCAAACTTACCGCCCGCGTGCAGCACCGTCATTACGGTTTCCAAGGCTGATTTACCGGTCTTAGAATGAGTATCAGTGGGAATACCCCGTCCATCGTCAGTCACGCTAACGGAACCATCGCTGTTGAAGTCAACTTCGATATGAGTACAATAGCCAGCCAGCGCCTCATCGATCGAATTGTCTACAACCTCGTAAACTAGATGATGGAGTCCCCGTGGTCCGGTAGTTCCGATGTACATTCCCGGACGTCTGCGTACCGCTTCGAGACCTTCTAAGACTTGAATCTGATCGGCACTGTAGCTACTTGTCATATCAGGGATTCTCCAGTATAACGCTTTGAGCGGTTTATATGCTTTAAAATGACAAAACACTCGAAAATTTTAACACAAAAGGGTTACAGGCGGCTACAGAGTAGTCTGAAGAGATATTTATAGAGGGGATAGACCTTGCTTGGGATTGGGCAGGGGAGCGGAGGAGCGGAGGGGTAGAGAGGCAGAGGGGGGAGATAGGGGAGAGAAGAATTGTTTCAATGAACCATGAACAATCAACAATGAACAATCAACAATGAACTATAACAAGCATCCCCAACTGATTGTGATATGTGGGGCGACGGCGACAGGGAAGTCGGGGCTAGCGTTAGAATTAGCGCAGCGATTAAATACCGTAATCTTAAGCGCGGATTCCCGTCAAGTTTACCGAGAGTTTGATATTGGCACAGCTAAACCTTCAGTCGCCGAACGACAGTTAGTCCCCCATTACTTGATTGATATTTGCGCTCCCACCGAAACATTAACCGTAGCCGACTATCAGGAACAAGCCCAGGAATTGATTACATCTCTCCATTCGCCCCTATTACTGGTGGGGGGTACGGGCTTGTATATTAAAGCCATAGTCCGGGGATTAAAGATTCCCAGAGTCGCCCCCAATGAAAACTTGCGATCGCAGCTTTCTGGTTTGGGTCAAACTCAATGCTATAGCTTTTTACAACAAGTCGATCCCATTGCGGCTGAGAAAATTCATCCCCATGATCAAGTGAGAACATTACGGGCATTAGAAGTATTTTACATCACCGGACGCCCCATATCCGAGCAGCAAGGGGAAAATCCGCCGAATTATCCTATTCTTCAAATTGGTTTGCAATGTCAAGACGCTGACGCCCTCACCCGCCGTATTACCCAGCGCACCGAAATGATGGTGACAGCCGGATTAATAGAAGAGGTGAAAACATTGGTGGATAAATATAGCTGGGATTTGCCGCTTTTAGATACCTTAGGGTATCGGGAAATGAAACACTATTTAGCGGGTGATATATCTTTATCTGAGGCAAAAGCGTTAACAGTTGTGCATACGCGACAATTTGCCAAGCGTCAGCGAACTTGGTTTCGGGCGTATCCAGACATTCAATGGTTTGATGCAGATCGTCCAGATTTAGTCGATCAAGTTTGGCAACGTGTACAGGAATTTCGAGACAATATATCAATGAACTTAAGCTAGGTTTGTAGTTGCGCTTTAGCGCCATCAGCGCTTGCATCACTTATTACTAGCGTAGTACAGCTAAAATAGTGCAATAAGTTGTAGATTGGGTTGACGACAGGAAACCAAACAGAATATGTGACCCGCATCGCTTACTACAAATCGAATCTAATCTATCAAATTAAGGGACTTGCGGAAAAATAGAATACCAGTCATTGTAGAGGAGAGGAGGCTTCTCAAAGCAATGCTGTTGAACACTATCATGCTCAAAGAGAACTGGGATGATACTAGCTCAAACCGTACTAACTACATTCTGGCGATGCCATTCAGGTATAGTCTAGTGCATCGCGGCAGCAATCCTTGAGCAGCTCACCCTACTGGCGTGACCCAGCTAAAATGGTGCATTAGTATCGGGGAAAACGGATTTAATAATGAGAACACCCCTATACTGGACGCGATCGCTCTCCAAATATCTGGATGAGTCCACAACCACCCGCCAACAAGAATTTGAGAACACCTTTCTACTGGACGCGATCGCAACTTCATGTTATTGAGGTTGTCACACAATAGTCGGATGTTAGGAGCATGAGGATAGTCAACATCTAATAGATGTTTCACCTCCTCTGCCCAGTCCTCGCTGGTGCGACTATCCCGACAACTTACTCGTCGCCCGCCTCGATTGGGGTCAAAGAACATGAATCTGAAGTTCCCCCATACAGATGTACTGCACCCAGCGTCAAGCCTTATACTGTAATAGTTTTAACGCTCAAGCCCCTCAAAAATCGTACATAAGTAGCACTGGCAAGAATAGCGCGTTGGCGATGCCTGCTGAAGAAGGAACCTATCGCGCTATTCTTCCAATAAACAATCTTATCGGTGAAAACCCTCGCTACATCACAGTGAGGCAGTGCAAGATTTTTTGGCTGGGGGAACTTCAGGTTAATGCATAGGTTTGACCAAAGGTCAATATAATATATTATATTATATTAGTCCTATATTTGCGTATATCATACGCAAACTTATTTTAGTTTTTCCCTCTCCTTGTAAGGAGAGAGTTAACTAGGGACAATTGTGATATCCCATTTAGGCAATGTTTCAGAACGCTGCCAGAAGGGATAGTAATCTTCTAACTCTGTGGGCAGGACTTTGATGCCTTTTTCATAGATGGTTTCGATGTGATGGACAATTGGAGCAATTCCCTTCCAAGTCATATTGGCAGCCCATTGTATGGCAGCTTCTACTGAGTCTAAAATGGCACCATTCCAATAGTTTTCTAGGAC encodes:
- the miaA gene encoding tRNA (adenosine(37)-N6)-dimethylallyltransferase MiaA — protein: MNYNKHPQLIVICGATATGKSGLALELAQRLNTVILSADSRQVYREFDIGTAKPSVAERQLVPHYLIDICAPTETLTVADYQEQAQELITSLHSPLLLVGGTGLYIKAIVRGLKIPRVAPNENLRSQLSGLGQTQCYSFLQQVDPIAAEKIHPHDQVRTLRALEVFYITGRPISEQQGENPPNYPILQIGLQCQDADALTRRITQRTEMMVTAGLIEEVKTLVDKYSWDLPLLDTLGYREMKHYLAGDISLSEAKALTVVHTRQFAKRQRTWFRAYPDIQWFDADRPDLVDQVWQRVQEFRDNISMNLS